In the Arthrobacter sp. 31Y genome, one interval contains:
- a CDS encoding STAS domain-containing protein, translating to MQFSYEVNDSYAEVKSVGRLNMVAAPKLREVVNEVVAAGSSRVVVNLAETDFMDSSGLGALIGCLKAARQAGGDLRIAGVQPQVKMVLELTNMDRVLTAYPTAEAAFGDD from the coding sequence ATGCAGTTTAGCTATGAGGTCAACGACTCCTACGCGGAGGTGAAGAGCGTGGGCCGGCTGAACATGGTGGCCGCGCCCAAGCTGCGCGAAGTAGTAAATGAGGTTGTGGCCGCTGGCTCCAGCCGCGTTGTGGTGAACCTGGCCGAGACTGACTTCATGGATTCTTCAGGGCTTGGTGCACTCATCGGCTGCCTCAAAGCTGCCCGACAGGCAGGCGGAGACCTCCGGATCGCCGGCGTTCAGCCGCAGGTCAAAATGGTTCTGGAACTGACCAACATGGACAGGGTACTCACGGCGTACCCCACCGCCGAAGCCGCGTTCGGCGATGACTGA
- a CDS encoding C2 family cysteine protease — MPGFYGADIAQLRALAKTMSQHSERMTSLSMELGNLINNAPWDGRDAVMFRASWDSQHRPMLKKISSELQNQANELIRNADEQDKSSSGSSGSDRSGRGDSNPPGDPGPLDPDKPDVDVPGDVRDDPNAGDPSDINQGQIGDCWLLAGIGSVAQVLEREGKLDEFLEEHMRPVGDPPTHWVVTLYEDGEPVEVTVEAKSVDGGVRGADGEPNWLSIYERAAAEHRGGSYDDIDGGFSNEAMELMTGQSADKDGELNFDDIEDKLSDGQAISVGTEDVKDDDFDWVWESDEVNRTDVVPNHAYVVVDVKTNDDGEKVIVLANPWGPSGGYMEGDDDLKSGTLELTEDEYKENFDSVYSVDVK, encoded by the coding sequence ATGCCCGGATTCTACGGAGCTGATATTGCCCAATTGCGGGCACTCGCCAAGACGATGTCGCAGCATTCGGAACGGATGACCTCGCTGTCCATGGAACTGGGCAACCTCATCAACAACGCTCCGTGGGATGGCCGCGACGCCGTGATGTTCCGCGCCTCATGGGATTCCCAGCACCGTCCAATGCTGAAGAAGATTTCCAGCGAGTTGCAGAACCAAGCCAACGAGCTGATCCGCAATGCCGACGAGCAGGACAAATCCAGTTCGGGTTCCTCGGGCTCCGATCGTTCCGGGCGGGGAGATTCGAACCCTCCCGGCGATCCAGGACCACTGGATCCGGACAAGCCCGACGTCGATGTGCCCGGCGATGTCCGCGACGACCCCAACGCCGGGGACCCCAGCGACATCAATCAAGGACAGATTGGCGACTGCTGGCTGTTGGCCGGAATCGGTTCGGTGGCACAGGTGCTGGAGCGCGAGGGCAAACTCGACGAATTCCTGGAAGAGCACATGCGTCCCGTGGGCGACCCGCCAACGCACTGGGTTGTCACTCTTTACGAAGATGGCGAACCCGTGGAAGTAACTGTGGAGGCCAAGTCGGTTGACGGCGGAGTCCGCGGCGCCGACGGCGAACCCAACTGGCTTTCCATCTACGAACGCGCAGCTGCTGAACATCGCGGCGGGTCCTATGACGACATTGACGGCGGTTTCAGCAACGAAGCCATGGAGCTGATGACCGGGCAGTCCGCTGACAAGGACGGCGAGCTGAACTTTGATGACATCGAGGACAAACTATCGGACGGCCAAGCCATCTCCGTGGGAACTGAGGACGTCAAGGACGACGACTTCGACTGGGTCTGGGAGTCCGACGAAGTCAACCGCACCGACGTCGTGCCCAACCACGCTTACGTTGTGGTTGATGTGAAAACCAACGATGACGGCGAGAAAGTCATTGTCCTGGCCAACCCGTGGGGACCCTCCGGCGGTTACATGGAAGGCGACGACGACCTCAAGTCCGGCACCCTGGAACTGACCGAGGATGAGTACAAAGAAAACTTTGACTCCGTGTACTCCGTGGACGTGAAGTAA
- the uraH gene encoding hydroxyisourate hydrolase → MSVSQVTTHILDTGSGRPAAGVAVVLYVREGEDWTLVAKGETDADGRIKTLGPDRIPGGAYRLNFATGAYYEGLGTETFFPEVDLNFTVSDAGEHYHVPLLLSPFAFSTYRGS, encoded by the coding sequence ATGAGCGTTTCACAGGTAACAACCCACATCCTGGATACCGGTTCCGGCCGCCCGGCGGCGGGTGTCGCCGTCGTACTTTACGTCCGCGAAGGTGAGGACTGGACGCTGGTGGCCAAGGGTGAAACCGACGCCGACGGCCGCATCAAGACGCTCGGCCCGGATCGGATCCCGGGCGGCGCGTACCGACTGAATTTCGCCACCGGCGCCTACTACGAAGGCCTGGGCACGGAAACATTCTTCCCGGAAGTGGACCTGAACTTCACAGTTTCGGACGCCGGCGAGCATTACCACGTGCCCCTGCTGCTGAGCCCGTTCGCGTTCTCCACGTACCGCGGCAGCTAA
- the purM gene encoding phosphoribosylformylglycinamidine cyclo-ligase, with amino-acid sequence MSSAPSAAENNSGITYASAGVDVEAGDRAVELMKGAIKATHNSSVIGGVGGFAGLYDVSQLLTYKKPLLATSTDGVGTKVAIAQAMDIHDTIGFDLVGMVVDDIVVVGAEPLYMTDYIACGKVVPERIADIVRGIAAACSVAGTALVGGETAEHPGLLGEHEYDVAGAATGIVEADALLGPDRVRAGDVVIGMASSGLHSNGYSLVRRVINHAGWALDRQVSELGRTLGEELLEPTRVYAADCLDLARTFPVHTANAVHGFSHVTGGGLAANLARVLPQGLVATVDRNTWELPAIFKLVSELGNVPLADLERTLNLGVGMVAIVSAEAADAAVARLNDRGLPSWVMGTVSADSDSIDKTGPDYVQGAKGVDGGAVRLVNAYA; translated from the coding sequence ATGAGCTCCGCACCATCCGCCGCTGAGAATAACTCCGGTATCACCTACGCCTCCGCGGGTGTCGACGTCGAAGCGGGAGACCGCGCAGTCGAACTCATGAAGGGCGCCATTAAGGCGACTCACAACTCGTCGGTGATTGGCGGCGTCGGCGGTTTCGCTGGCCTGTACGACGTCTCCCAGCTGCTGACGTACAAGAAGCCGCTGCTCGCCACGTCCACTGACGGTGTTGGCACCAAAGTTGCCATCGCGCAGGCCATGGACATTCACGACACCATTGGTTTTGACCTCGTGGGCATGGTGGTGGACGACATCGTGGTGGTGGGTGCCGAGCCTCTCTACATGACCGACTACATCGCCTGCGGCAAGGTTGTCCCGGAGCGCATCGCTGACATCGTCCGCGGTATCGCTGCTGCCTGCTCCGTTGCCGGCACCGCCCTGGTGGGTGGCGAAACCGCTGAGCACCCGGGTCTCCTGGGCGAGCACGAATACGACGTCGCAGGTGCCGCCACCGGCATCGTCGAGGCCGACGCCCTGCTCGGCCCGGACCGTGTCCGCGCCGGCGACGTCGTGATCGGCATGGCCTCCTCGGGTCTGCACTCCAACGGCTACTCCCTGGTCCGCCGCGTCATCAACCACGCCGGCTGGGCCCTGGACCGCCAGGTATCCGAACTCGGACGCACCCTGGGCGAAGAACTCCTTGAGCCCACCCGCGTTTACGCAGCCGACTGCCTTGACCTGGCCCGCACCTTCCCGGTGCACACGGCCAACGCGGTTCACGGCTTCAGCCACGTCACCGGTGGTGGCCTGGCCGCCAACCTGGCACGCGTCCTCCCGCAGGGCCTGGTGGCCACGGTTGACCGCAACACGTGGGAACTGCCGGCCATCTTCAAGCTGGTCTCCGAGCTGGGCAACGTCCCGCTGGCCGACTTGGAGCGCACGCTGAACCTTGGCGTGGGCATGGTTGCCATTGTTTCCGCTGAAGCTGCCGACGCTGCAGTGGCCCGCCTCAACGACCGCGGCCTGCCGTCCTGGGTCATGGGTACCGTTTCTGCTGACAGCGACTCGATCGACAAGACCGGCCCGGACTACGTCCAGGGCGCCAAGGGCGTCGACGGCGGCGCTGTTCGTTTGGTGAACGCCTACGCCTAA
- a CDS encoding MFS transporter, translating to MSSDHATTSTHGLSRALLLLLAVVAGFMVSNIYYGQPLLERMGTGLGLSVASIGWIVASSQAGYLLGLVLLVPLGDLVNRRILICVQVAASAVGAGAVALASSQTTLLLAFAVLGLASSVVQTMVAYTATSSPPDQRGGNIGTVTAGVVSGLILARTVAGGMTELWGWRSVYVFAAVAAVILSLSVLRALPREHAVRSQAQYWRAVSSVAVLTRRNPVFRTRALITMLLFASFGVLWSGMSLLLSGPAWNLPPGVIGLFGLAGLVGILAASKAGAAADRGWGQRVTGISLAALLGSWLALSLGSWSLLWFIAGIVVLDAAVQAVHVTSQTMIVAGAEESASSIIGSYMVFYSVGSAVGAAAVAPVFDACGWTGASVLGAVFALLALAVWWTDRRRGPKKPADARLVRSTQPAGAE from the coding sequence ATGAGCAGTGACCACGCGACCACATCCACTCATGGACTGAGCCGTGCACTCCTGCTGCTGCTCGCTGTCGTAGCCGGGTTCATGGTGTCCAACATCTATTACGGGCAGCCTCTCCTGGAACGCATGGGGACAGGCTTGGGTCTCTCCGTGGCAAGCATCGGCTGGATTGTGGCGTCATCCCAAGCCGGATACCTCCTCGGACTGGTCCTCCTGGTGCCACTGGGAGACCTGGTGAACCGCCGGATTCTCATCTGTGTCCAGGTGGCGGCCAGCGCCGTGGGTGCAGGTGCCGTGGCCCTTGCATCGTCCCAGACAACCTTGCTGCTTGCTTTCGCGGTCCTGGGGTTGGCGTCATCCGTTGTGCAGACCATGGTGGCGTACACGGCCACATCCAGTCCCCCGGACCAAAGGGGCGGAAACATCGGTACCGTCACCGCCGGCGTCGTGAGTGGCCTGATCCTTGCGCGGACGGTGGCGGGCGGTATGACAGAGCTGTGGGGGTGGAGGTCGGTGTATGTTTTCGCTGCAGTGGCTGCCGTGATTTTGTCGCTCTCAGTTCTCCGCGCCCTTCCCCGGGAGCATGCCGTAAGAAGCCAGGCACAGTATTGGCGGGCTGTTTCGTCGGTGGCAGTCCTGACGCGGCGTAACCCCGTTTTCCGGACGCGCGCCCTCATCACCATGTTGCTGTTCGCGTCCTTCGGGGTGCTGTGGAGTGGCATGTCGCTTCTGCTCAGCGGTCCCGCGTGGAACCTTCCGCCGGGAGTGATCGGGCTCTTCGGGCTCGCTGGCCTTGTGGGCATATTGGCTGCGTCCAAAGCTGGTGCTGCGGCGGACCGTGGATGGGGACAACGGGTCACCGGCATAAGTTTGGCGGCGCTCCTGGGCTCGTGGCTCGCGTTGTCTCTGGGAAGCTGGTCGCTGCTCTGGTTCATCGCCGGCATCGTGGTGCTCGACGCCGCGGTGCAGGCCGTCCACGTAACCAGTCAGACCATGATCGTGGCGGGCGCCGAGGAGTCGGCCAGCAGCATCATCGGCAGCTACATGGTGTTCTACTCGGTGGGAAGTGCCGTGGGAGCAGCAGCCGTTGCGCCGGTCTTCGATGCCTGCGGCTGGACCGGTGCCAGCGTTCTGGGGGCAGTCTTCGCGCTCCTCGCACTTGCCGTCTGGTGGACGGATCGGCGCCGGGGCCCCAAGAAGCCTGCCGACGCGCGTCTGGTTCGCTCCACACAGCCCGCTGGGGCAGAATGA
- a CDS encoding phosphatase PAP2 family protein — protein MTTEGKETPEQGVTGEVSQDRFVAGQDLTRWKSPVGRVLAGGAEKVTSLLGPYAALIITLVVGLAIALSLALVFGEVYESVTEADGVAGLDDPVLAAAKSVRSPALDMATTAYTNIGGTVGMPIIAVGIMIFLATRRRSWTPVILMLAAGLGSLIITVLGKPIFGRSRPDIADAIPPYEHSASFPSGHSLNSIVIAGIVAYLIILRLKTTKARVVTVVVAAAFAFTMGLSRVYLGHHWLTDVLAAWAIGIAWLALVITAHRLYLTARTRRHSAIVS, from the coding sequence GTGACGACTGAAGGAAAAGAGACGCCCGAGCAAGGCGTCACCGGCGAAGTGAGCCAGGACCGGTTCGTCGCCGGCCAAGACCTGACGCGCTGGAAATCGCCGGTTGGCCGAGTGCTGGCCGGAGGCGCTGAGAAAGTCACCTCCCTGCTCGGCCCGTACGCAGCCCTGATCATCACTCTGGTTGTAGGACTTGCCATTGCCCTATCGCTGGCCCTGGTGTTCGGCGAGGTCTACGAGTCCGTGACAGAGGCGGACGGCGTTGCCGGGCTTGACGATCCCGTGCTGGCGGCAGCCAAGTCAGTACGCTCCCCCGCTTTGGACATGGCCACCACGGCGTACACAAATATTGGCGGCACAGTTGGAATGCCCATCATCGCTGTGGGCATCATGATTTTCCTCGCCACGCGGCGGAGGTCATGGACTCCTGTGATCCTGATGCTCGCAGCCGGATTGGGATCCCTGATCATCACCGTCCTGGGCAAGCCGATCTTCGGCCGCAGCCGCCCGGACATAGCCGACGCAATTCCGCCCTACGAACACTCGGCATCATTCCCCAGCGGCCACTCGCTCAACTCGATAGTGATCGCGGGAATCGTCGCTTACCTGATCATCCTCAGGCTCAAGACCACCAAGGCGAGGGTCGTCACGGTGGTGGTGGCGGCAGCATTCGCCTTCACCATGGGCCTGAGCCGGGTCTATTTGGGCCACCACTGGCTGACGGACGTCTTGGCGGCGTGGGCCATCGGCATCGCCTGGCTGGCGCTGGTCATCACGGCGCATCGCCTGTACCTTACGGCGAGAACAAGACGTCATAGCGCTATAGTCTCTTGA
- the purF gene encoding amidophosphoribosyltransferase has product MARGDGKLSHDLLPGEKGPQDACGVFGVWAPGEEVAKLTYYGLYALQHRGQESAGIATSDGKRINVYKDMGLVSQVFDETTLNTLTGHLAVGHCRYSTTGASHWANAQPTLGATATGTVALAHNGNLTNTAELREMILERNDGQLTGEMKQGNTSDTALVTALLEGEEGKTLEQTALELLPKIKGGFCFVFMDEGTLYAARDTYGIRPLCLGRLERGWVVASEQAGLATVGASFIREIEPGEFIAIDEDGVRSQRFAEATPAGCVFEYVYLARPDAAIAGRSVYEARVEMGRQLARENTHEADLVIPVPESGTPAAVGYAEQSGIPFAHGFVKNAYVGRTFIQPSQTLRQLGIRLKLNALESVIRGKRIVVVDDSIVRGNTQRAIVRMLREAGAAAVHVKISSPPVQWPCFYGIDFASRAELIANGATIEEISTAIGADSLAYISEDGMIGATQQPRERLCTACFTGQYPIELPHADKLGKNLLERTDLGGLEPAAQSESVDDSEDPADKPGATGCDPGPDAEFENLLTDADRLTDADKKESV; this is encoded by the coding sequence GTGGCACGTGGCGACGGAAAACTTTCTCATGATCTTCTCCCCGGCGAAAAAGGCCCTCAGGACGCTTGTGGCGTCTTTGGGGTTTGGGCTCCCGGTGAAGAAGTAGCAAAACTCACCTATTACGGGCTGTATGCGCTGCAGCACCGCGGACAAGAATCGGCTGGTATAGCTACCAGTGACGGCAAGCGCATCAATGTCTATAAGGACATGGGCCTTGTGTCCCAGGTCTTCGATGAGACAACCCTGAACACCCTTACCGGGCACCTGGCCGTTGGCCACTGCCGGTACTCCACCACCGGTGCAAGCCACTGGGCCAACGCGCAGCCAACCCTGGGTGCAACAGCAACCGGCACGGTTGCCTTGGCCCACAACGGCAACCTGACCAACACCGCTGAACTCCGGGAAATGATCCTCGAGCGCAACGATGGCCAGCTGACCGGTGAGATGAAGCAGGGCAACACCTCGGACACCGCCCTGGTGACCGCTCTCCTTGAGGGCGAAGAGGGAAAGACCCTGGAGCAGACCGCCCTGGAGCTGCTGCCCAAGATCAAGGGTGGCTTCTGCTTCGTCTTCATGGATGAAGGAACCCTCTACGCAGCCCGCGATACTTACGGCATCCGTCCGCTGTGTCTGGGCCGTCTGGAGCGCGGCTGGGTTGTCGCTTCCGAACAGGCTGGCTTGGCCACCGTTGGCGCGAGCTTCATTCGCGAAATCGAGCCGGGCGAGTTCATTGCCATTGACGAGGACGGCGTCCGTTCGCAGCGCTTCGCCGAGGCAACGCCCGCCGGCTGCGTCTTCGAATACGTCTACCTCGCCCGCCCGGACGCAGCCATTGCCGGCCGCTCCGTGTACGAGGCCCGCGTTGAGATGGGCCGCCAGTTGGCCCGCGAAAACACGCACGAGGCAGACCTCGTCATTCCCGTTCCCGAGTCCGGCACACCCGCGGCTGTTGGCTATGCAGAGCAGTCCGGCATCCCGTTCGCCCATGGCTTCGTCAAGAACGCCTACGTGGGACGCACGTTCATCCAGCCCTCGCAGACACTGCGCCAGCTGGGTATCCGGCTCAAGCTCAACGCCCTGGAATCCGTGATCCGTGGCAAGCGCATTGTTGTGGTGGATGACTCGATCGTCCGCGGCAACACGCAGCGTGCCATCGTTCGGATGCTCCGCGAAGCCGGTGCCGCCGCAGTGCACGTCAAGATTTCCTCTCCCCCGGTTCAGTGGCCGTGCTTCTACGGCATCGACTTCGCCTCCCGCGCGGAACTGATCGCCAACGGTGCCACCATCGAGGAAATCTCCACGGCAATCGGTGCGGACTCGCTGGCTTACATCTCTGAAGACGGCATGATCGGCGCTACCCAGCAGCCGCGCGAACGCCTCTGCACCGCATGCTTCACCGGCCAGTACCCCATCGAGCTGCCGCACGCGGACAAGTTGGGCAAGAACCTGCTGGAGCGCACCGACCTCGGTGGCCTTGAACCCGCAGCTCAGTCCGAGTCTGTGGACGATTCCGAGGACCCTGCCGACAAGCCGGGTGCCACGGGGTGCGATCCCGGACCTGACGCCGAATTCGAAAACCTCCTTACCGACGCTGATCGTTTGACCGACGCCGACAAGAAAGAGTCTGTATGA
- a CDS encoding ATP-binding protein, translating to MTEVIAHRGFHGPSNEEAIEAIHNELDALWDDASFVPDMDRMTFATAVIEAAANIVQHALPVAEKPVEIDVDISVQPTRLVARVNAYNAREPFANDMQASMPDADAESGRGLALIEALVTTVTFERQDGTNTWILTRNT from the coding sequence ATGACTGAGGTCATCGCCCACCGGGGCTTCCATGGGCCGTCCAATGAAGAAGCCATCGAAGCCATCCACAACGAGCTGGACGCCCTGTGGGATGACGCGTCCTTCGTTCCGGACATGGACCGGATGACCTTCGCTACGGCCGTGATCGAAGCTGCCGCGAACATCGTGCAGCATGCGTTGCCTGTGGCGGAAAAGCCCGTGGAGATCGACGTGGACATCAGCGTCCAGCCCACCCGGTTGGTTGCGCGGGTCAATGCGTACAACGCCCGCGAGCCGTTCGCTAACGACATGCAGGCTTCAATGCCGGACGCGGATGCCGAGTCCGGGCGCGGGTTGGCGCTCATCGAGGCGTTGGTGACCACGGTGACCTTCGAGCGCCAGGACGGCACCAACACGTGGATCCTCACTCGCAACACCTGA
- a CDS encoding VOC family protein, with protein sequence MTSRKHYASGEPCWADLQTRDVEAAKAFYGQVFGWTFKDLPTPDGRSYAQAFITDQLVAVIAPQNPLQEAAGTHGQWNIYISATDTEEIAEDAAHAGGKLQFGPEAVADTGVLAFIEPPGGGTTGVWQAGTHTGSHLFNEPGALAWAELLTPEPQAAVGFFQQLFGHEVTEYPQDDGGSYSTLMVNGDEVAGIVPADEGEDAAWQIYFGVADLSKAVEAGVAAGGELLVEPEDKPETGSLATIQDPQGGVLSLIQV encoded by the coding sequence ATGACTTCACGAAAGCATTACGCCAGTGGTGAGCCGTGCTGGGCCGACCTCCAGACGAGGGACGTCGAGGCCGCCAAAGCCTTCTATGGCCAGGTGTTCGGCTGGACCTTCAAGGACCTGCCAACGCCGGACGGCCGCAGCTATGCGCAGGCGTTCATCACGGATCAGCTGGTGGCCGTCATTGCCCCGCAGAATCCCCTGCAGGAGGCCGCAGGAACGCATGGGCAGTGGAACATCTACATCTCGGCCACAGACACCGAGGAAATTGCCGAGGATGCTGCCCATGCGGGCGGGAAGCTTCAGTTCGGCCCTGAGGCCGTGGCGGACACGGGCGTCCTGGCGTTCATTGAACCTCCGGGCGGTGGAACCACCGGCGTCTGGCAAGCCGGAACTCACACGGGTAGTCACTTGTTCAACGAGCCCGGAGCGTTGGCGTGGGCTGAACTGTTGACGCCTGAGCCGCAGGCCGCCGTCGGGTTCTTCCAGCAGCTGTTCGGGCATGAGGTCACCGAATATCCCCAGGACGACGGCGGCAGCTACAGCACGCTGATGGTCAACGGTGACGAGGTGGCCGGCATTGTCCCTGCAGATGAAGGCGAGGACGCCGCGTGGCAGATCTACTTCGGCGTAGCGGATCTGAGCAAAGCCGTGGAAGCAGGAGTTGCAGCGGGTGGAGAGCTTCTGGTGGAACCGGAGGACAAACCCGAAACGGGGTCCCTCGCCACCATTCAGGATCCGCAGGGTGGCGTACTGAGCCTGATCCAGGTCTAG
- a CDS encoding winged helix-turn-helix transcriptional regulator codes for MLQPSGVEWTDPECPVARTADLVGDKWILLIIRDSLDGKRRFSEFERSLRVAKNILSDRLRLLVDRGILIRIPNDRGTRSEYELTNAGRELFTLILSLRQWGERNAFSADEAHSTLMDPATGKPVPQFRPLRENGAELTPEQTRLVKVGESLP; via the coding sequence ATGTTGCAACCAAGCGGAGTCGAGTGGACCGATCCCGAATGCCCCGTAGCCAGGACAGCCGATCTAGTGGGCGACAAATGGATTCTGCTGATCATTCGCGACTCACTGGACGGGAAACGTCGCTTCTCGGAATTCGAGAGGTCACTGCGAGTGGCGAAGAACATCCTCTCGGACCGCCTTCGCCTCCTCGTGGACCGGGGGATCCTGATCAGAATCCCCAATGACCGCGGCACTCGGAGCGAGTACGAGCTCACTAACGCTGGGCGCGAGCTCTTCACGCTGATCCTCAGCCTCCGGCAGTGGGGCGAACGCAACGCCTTTAGCGCCGACGAAGCTCACTCCACCCTCATGGACCCCGCGACAGGTAAGCCGGTCCCCCAGTTCCGCCCGCTCCGGGAAAACGGCGCGGAGCTCACGCCGGAACAGACTCGGCTGGTCAAGGTTGGCGAATCCCTGCCGTAA
- the uraD gene encoding 2-oxo-4-hydroxy-4-carboxy-5-ureidoimidazoline decarboxylase → MELAVFNSVDRDEAIRTLTPCLDISRWVETIVDARPYASVDELLGQAQRAAEPFTAAEVESAMAHHPRIGERPKAQTTEAAMSRSEQAGVDPGDNHTTAALAEGNRAYEEKFGRVFLIRAAGRSAEEILSTLQERITHTPEEEDTIVAGQLREIALLRLSGLISEGVNA, encoded by the coding sequence ATGGAGCTTGCAGTATTCAACAGTGTTGATCGGGACGAGGCCATCAGGACTCTCACCCCTTGCCTGGACATCAGCCGCTGGGTTGAGACCATCGTGGACGCGCGCCCCTACGCCAGCGTCGACGAACTGCTGGGGCAAGCCCAGCGTGCCGCCGAGCCGTTCACCGCGGCAGAGGTGGAGTCCGCCATGGCGCACCACCCCCGGATCGGCGAACGCCCCAAGGCCCAGACCACCGAGGCCGCCATGTCGCGTTCGGAGCAGGCAGGAGTGGATCCCGGCGACAACCACACAACTGCCGCACTCGCTGAGGGAAACCGGGCGTACGAGGAGAAGTTCGGCAGGGTCTTCCTGATTCGTGCTGCCGGTCGCAGCGCCGAGGAAATCCTCAGCACCCTGCAGGAACGCATCACCCACACCCCCGAAGAAGAAGACACGATCGTGGCTGGCCAGCTGCGGGAGATCGCACTGCTGCGCCTCTCCGGACTGATCAGCGAAGGAGTCAACGCATGA
- a CDS encoding pyridoxal-phosphate-dependent aminotransferase family protein, whose product MQHILTSRFLFGPGPSNCYPEAMAALAYPVLGHLDPVFIERLDHTCEGLRTVWGTSNARTLPLSATGSGGMEAAFVNTVSDGDVAVIAVNGLFGVRMCEVARRCGATVVRVDHEWGQPVDADRVLSAHPNPKVIAAVHAETSVGVLSDIAALGAGKGDALLITDAVTSIGGLELLADDWGIDVGYAGTQKCLGVPPGLSPFTVSDHAFERRIKDPRSWYLDIGLLGGYVGAASGARTYHHTAPVTMIAGLEAALDRILAEGLDVVQARHRAAGAALQNGLQDMGLELFAAEGSRLPSLTTVKVPDGVNSAAVRAYLLENFSMEIGSGVGEFADTVWRIGMMGPNANSASVTLVLGALKEAIAKA is encoded by the coding sequence ATGCAGCACATTCTGACGTCCAGGTTCCTGTTCGGTCCTGGCCCGAGCAATTGCTACCCCGAGGCAATGGCCGCCCTGGCCTACCCTGTGCTCGGCCACCTTGATCCTGTGTTCATCGAGCGGCTGGACCACACCTGCGAGGGCCTCCGGACGGTGTGGGGTACGTCCAACGCGCGGACGCTTCCGTTGAGTGCCACCGGCTCAGGCGGCATGGAAGCAGCTTTCGTGAACACAGTGTCCGACGGCGACGTGGCAGTCATCGCTGTCAACGGACTCTTCGGGGTGCGCATGTGTGAGGTCGCCCGGCGTTGTGGGGCCACGGTGGTCCGGGTCGATCACGAATGGGGCCAGCCGGTGGACGCTGACCGGGTGCTGTCAGCGCATCCGAACCCCAAAGTCATCGCCGCCGTCCATGCCGAGACTTCGGTGGGGGTGCTCTCCGACATCGCGGCCCTCGGCGCCGGCAAGGGTGACGCACTGCTGATTACCGACGCCGTCACGTCCATCGGCGGACTGGAGTTGTTGGCGGACGACTGGGGGATCGACGTCGGATATGCCGGAACCCAGAAATGCCTGGGCGTACCGCCGGGACTTTCGCCCTTCACGGTGTCTGACCACGCCTTTGAGCGTCGCATCAAGGACCCACGCTCTTGGTACCTCGACATCGGGTTGCTCGGCGGGTACGTCGGAGCGGCCAGTGGTGCCAGGACGTATCACCACACCGCGCCGGTCACCATGATCGCCGGCCTCGAAGCTGCCTTGGACCGCATCCTCGCCGAAGGGCTGGACGTTGTGCAGGCCCGGCACCGCGCAGCCGGCGCTGCTTTGCAGAACGGACTGCAGGACATGGGGCTGGAACTCTTCGCAGCCGAGGGCTCCCGACTGCCGAGCCTCACCACCGTCAAAGTGCCCGACGGCGTCAACTCGGCTGCCGTCCGCGCTTACCTTCTGGAGAACTTCAGTATGGAAATCGGCTCGGGTGTGGGGGAGTTCGCGGACACGGTGTGGCGCATCGGCATGATGGGCCCGAACGCCAACAGCGCCTCCGTGACCCTGGTGCTCGGCGCCCTGAAAGAGGCCATCGCCAAAGCCTGA